TGGCGGAAGTTCTTGTTCAAAACAGCTGTCTCAGTTGACTTCTTCTGCTCATCTGTTGTCTTAGCAGTGTGATTGTAGGCCTTACGGTTGACGTTAAAATTGAAATACCAAGAAGTCTTGTCCTGCAAGCTATAGACGATATTATCCTTATATTTCTCCTTGGTCTTAGCAAAGTTAGAACTATTTGGATAAACACCTGCGATTGAATAAGCTCCACTTTCAAAGTTACGGATGGTCAATTCTTGGTCTGAACCATCAAAATAGGCCAATTTTACGTGTTCAATCGATACTTTGTCATGATCATAATAATGCGGATTTTTCACATACTCGATCGATGATTTTGATGTGAAATCTTTTAACAAATAAGGTCCGCTGTAGAGAATGCTATCTGGAGATAGGGTACCAAAATCTTTCCCTTTTGAGTTTAGAAACTCTTCATTCACTGGGAAAAGAATACTGTTGGTTGTTTTTGAGTTCCAGTAAGGTTCTGGGCGCGCCAAAGTATACTCAACAGTCTGGTCGTCAATGGCCTTCACCCCAACCTTAGAAAAGTCAGAATCCGCTCCTGTAATATAATCATTCAAGCCCTTGATTGAGTTTTGAATCAAGTCAATGGCCTGGGATTTATTATCCACTGCGTATTTGATACCTGTCACAAAATCTTGTGCCTTGACTGGGGCATACTCTTCACCGTCAGCCGTAAACCATTTGGCATCTTTTCTCAGTTTATAGGTATAAGTCAGACCGTCGCTTGAAACAGACCAGTCCTCTGCCAAAGATGGAACTAGGTTTCCGTGGTTGTCATTTTCAAGCAAACCATCAACTAGGTTAGTAATAATAGCTGTATTATCAGCGTAGTAGTCTAATAAGTAGTTAAATGTAGTTGGGTTTCCACTAAAGGTTGATGAGTAAGTTTTTGTATCTGAACCTGATTGTCCGCAAGCAGTTAACAGCAAGGCAGCTGCAACAGTCAGACCTGCACTAAGGATACGCTTTTTTGTAGTCATCTTCTTTCTCCTTTATGTTAGTTTTTATAACATAGGTTTATTTTACCAAAATAGTGGGAATTTGTAAAGTTAATTGAATTTCTAGAATGAAAGTTTATAAACTTTAGTCATAAAAAAACAAAGGATTTCTGTCTTTCATACAGTCCTCCCTTGTTTTTATGCGATTTATCATTTAAATATCAATGAATTAACTGATAACCTAACGAAAGCAAGAATCTCATTCACGTTATTTTATGTGCTTTTCTAAATCCTTTTGATACTGAGCATTCGATTCCAGTTTTTCCTTTTGCCACTTTTTGAAGGCCGCATCATACTCTTTAGTTGTCACAATATCATTTTGAAGTTCCATTCCTTTAAAAATAAATGGATCCCCCTTAATACCGACCTGTGAATAAGCTTTGGTAAATGGAACAGTACGACTAACCATAGGAGAGCCCCCTGAAGAAGCAACTGGAATAAGAAGTGAACTATCAGTAACCCAAGCCTGTGCTTTAGCATACTTTTTGTATCGTTTATCAAGATTACTTGTCTCAGAAGCCGCATCATCCAAGAGCTTCTTGTATTCATCCAAGCCAACTTTTGCCACAACTTCAGGATCCTTGCCCTTTGTTATACCTAGATGTTTCAAGGCAGAACCCTTCTTAGCATCTAAAATATTGAGATAGGTTGCTGGATCTTGGTAATCTGGTCCCCAACCTGTTCCGTTCAAATCATAATCTTTTTGGGTTGGAACTTTAGCTTGAGAAGTAATACTTTCCTTCTCATTATCTGTCATTTGAAGAACATCTATAATCACATTCTCCGTTCCAAGCGTTTCTTCAATTGATTGTTTTAGCGAATTGGTTTGTTGCACCGCAACTACATCTGTCTGTTCTACTGGCACATCTAGATGAATCGGGAAAGTCACTCCCTTAGCTTGCAATTCTGACTTCGCTTTTTCAAATGCAGACTTGGCCTTTGTTGGATTGTAAATTGTATCCTTACCATCTGTGAGAGTCACATCTTTCCACTGTTCTCCATATTTCAGTAGTTCATCCTGAGCCAACTGTCCGAAGGTCTTCCCAGCTACTTGAACGTAATTATCTGGCACTAGACTATTACGAATAATCTTATCCGCACCCTCTTCACCGTTTAATTGAGCTGTATAGGCGTGGCGATTGAAGGCAAAATTAATTGCTTGACGGAAGTTCTTATTGAGAAGAGCTTCTTTTGTTGATGTTTTTTGTGACTCATCTGTTTTAGCTGTTTTATTGTAAGACTGGCGGTTTACGTTCACAGTGAGGTAGTAGCTTGTTGCCTCTTGTGGACTATAGACAATCTTATCTCCGTACTCTTTCTTAGTTGACTCAAAGTTTGAGCTTGCTGGAAAAAGACGTGCAGTGGTATAGGCACCTTGTGTAAAGCTACGAATTAAGGATTCTTGATCTGAACCATCATAGAATGTCAATTTAACATTATCAATTTTGACATTGTCCTTATCCCAATAGTTAGGATTTTTTTCATATTCAATCACAGATTTAGAAATCAAAGATTTCAAAAAATATGGGCCATTGTAAAGAATACTTGATGGAGTTGGCGCTCCGTAATCCTTGCCTGTTGCATTCAAAAATTCTTCATTTACAGGAAGCATGGTTGCTGTGGTTACTTTAGAGTTCCAAAAACTTTCCGGTTTATTAAGGGTATATTCTACCGTATAATCATCAAGAGCCTTCACACCTACAGTTGAGAAGTCGTTTGTCTCACCACTAACATAAGCCTCCAATCCTTTGATGGATTTCTCAACCAAAGAAAGACCATCGGATTTTCCGTCTGCTGCATGCTTTAATCCGGTGACAAAATCCTGAGCTTTAACTTCCGCATACTCTTCTCCTTCTGAAGTATACCACTTCACACCTTTACGTAGTTTGTAAGTATAAGTCAAGCCATCTTTAGAAACTGACCAATCCTCTGCTAGAGAAGGAATGAGATTCCCATATTTATCATTCTCTAAAAGACCGTCGACGACATTACCTATTACGTCAGAAGTTGAACTTTTACTTGTAACGCTATAATCCAAGGATGATGGATCAACAGCATAAACATAAGAGAATGTTTTGGGAGCATCTGCATTCTTTTCACTTTTCCCACAAGCTGTTAAAAGAATGGCTGTACTCAAGGTCACTCCTGCTCCTAAGAGCCACTTTTTCGATTTCATAGGTAATCTCCTTTAAGAAAGTATTTTCACTATTATACCTTATTTTTTTATAAATACAAGAATTTTAGTGCGATTTGTTAGAAAATTCTAACAAATATTTTTAAAAGAGTTTTTTACACAACTTTTAGCAAAAAACCTCAAACTCTAAGGCTCAAGGTTCTCACTTTTTAGTTAGTCATTTCCACACAGAAAGCATCCCATGGAGCTAAGCTTTGTTTTTCAAAAACTTCCTGAGCCACGGTGTTTTCAATCAAAACCGATTTGACGTTTCCTTCTACGGTCAAGTCTTGCTCTTCATTGGACAAGTTAGCCAAAACTAGGAAGCGACGGTCACCGTCCTTACGGATATAGGCAAAGACCTTATCAACCGTATCAAGCAATTCAAAATCAGCTTGAATCAGCCAGCTATTTTCCTTACGGATTTGAACCAGTTTCTGATAGGTATAGAAAATAGAATCTGGATTTGCCAGTGCTTCTTGAACGTTGATTGCTTGATAGTTTGGGGTGACTGCCAACCAAGGTTGACCTGTTGAGAAACCAGCGTTTTTGCTCTCGTCCCATTGCATAGGGGTACGGGCATTGTCACGTCCAATGACACGGATACTTTCCATGATTTCGTCCATCGGCACACCTTTTTCAAGAGCTTCACGCGCATAGTTGAGGGATTCAATATCTTCTACTTGGTCCAGTGTTTCAAACGGATAGTTGGTCATCCCAATCTCCTCACCTTGGTAGATATAAGGAGTTCCTCTCATGAGATGAAGCAAGATGGCAAAGGCTTTGGCAGATTTTTCGCGGTATTCTTGGTCATTTCCCCAGATTGAGACGATACGAGGAAGGTCATGATTGTTCCAGAAGAGCGAATTCCAACCGTCCTCAACTCCTAATTCTGTCTGCCATTTGTTAAAAATTTCTTTTAACTTAGCGATATTCAGCTCTTTTTGATAATGCCATTTAGGCTGACCTTCCTGATACTGAAGACCGATATGTTCAAAATGGAAGACCATAGACAATTCTTGCCCCTTTGGATCCGAGTAGAGCTTGGCAATCTCTGGCGTTGCTCCCCATGTTTCCCCTACTGTCAAGAGATCCTGATCTCCAAAGGTCGCCTGATTCATCTCCTTGAGATAAGGGTGGAGCATAGGACCATTATTGACTACTTTCTCATCAGGAATTTTCCCAATCATGTCGATAACATCCATACGGAAACCGCCAATGCCTTTATCAATCCAGAAGTTCATCATCTCATAAATTTTCTGGCGAAGTTTTTCATTTTCCCAGTTGAGATCAGGCTGTTTCTTACTGAAAAAGTGGAGATAGTATTGACCTGACTTTTCATCGTATTCCCAAGCAGAACCACTAAAGATAGAATCCAAATCATTGGGTTCATCCCGCCAAATATAGTAGTCACGTTCAGGGCTGTTAGGATTTTCACAGGCCTCGACAAACCAAGCATGTTCATCTGAGGTATGATTGACCACCAAGTCCATGATGATACGAATATCACGTTTCTTAGCTTCTGCGATCAGTTGGTCCATATCCTCCATGGTCCCGAAAATAGCCGCAATCGCTTGATAATCAGCAATATCATAGCCATTATCATCCATAGGACTGTCATAAACTGGAGAAAGCCAAATCGCTGTAATTCCTAACTTGGCTAGATAGTCTAACTTACTGGTAATTCCTGGCAAATCGCCAATTCCATCTCCGTTGCTATCCATAAAGCTCTTAGGATAAACTTGATAGACTACGGCATTGTGCCACCATTTTTCTTGCATCTTCTTACCTCATTATTTTAATAATCTACAGTCTATGATAGCGCTTTTCAGATTTTTATGCAAGCGTTTGCCTAATCTTTTTGATTCCTTTTTTAACTCCATAGTTTCCTAACTTCCATTTTTTTATTATAATAGAGGTCAGAGGTAAAAAAATGAAAAAACAAGCTTTTAGTTCTGAACAATATTTGAATCTACAGCGCGACCACATTTTGGAGCGTATTAACCAATTTGACGGCAAACTCTACTTGGAGTTTGGTGGCAAAATGTTAGAAGATTTCCACGCCGCTCGTGTCCTTCCTGGTTATGAGCCTGACAACAAAATCAAGCTCTTACAAGAATTGAAAGAGCAGGTTGAGGTTGTGATTGCTATTAATGCTAGCAATATCGAGCATTCCAAAGCACGTGGTGACTTGGGTATTTCTTATGACCAAGAAGTTCTTCGTTTGATTGACAAATTCAATGAATTAGGAATTTTTGTTGGCTCCGTTGTCATCACACAGTACGCTGGTCAACCAGCTGCAGATGCCTTCCGCAACCAACTTGAGAAAAACGGAATTGATTCTTATCTTCACTATCCAATCAAAGGATATCCGACAGATATGGATCATATCATTTCTCCAGAAGGAATGGGAAAAAATGACTACATCAAAACTAGTCGCAACTTGATTGTCGTAACTGCTCCTGGACCTGGTTCTGGAAAATTGGCAACTTGTATGTCAAATATGTACCATGACCAAATCAATGGTATCAAGTCTGGCTACGCTAAATTTGAAACCTTCCCAGTTTGGAATCTTCCCCTTCATCACCCAGTCAATTTGGCCTACGAGGCTGCTACAGCTGACCTTGATGATGTCAACATGATTGACCCTTTCCATCTCCAAACCTATGGAGAAACCACTGTCAACTACAACCGTGATATCGAAATTTTCCCAGTGCTCAAGCGCATGTTAGAACGCATTCTAGGTGAATCTCCATACTCTTCACCGACAGATATGGGGGTCAACATGGTTGGTTTCGCTATTACAGATAATGAGGCTGCTATCGAAGCTTCTAAACAAGAAATCATCCGCCGCTACTATCAAACGGTCCTTGATTTTAAAGCCGAAAAAATTGGCGAAGCTGCTGTCAAGAAAATTGAGTTACTTATGAATGACCTCGGTATCACACCAGCAGACCGTAAGGTTGCTGTTGCTGCACGCCAAAAAGCTGAAGAAACTGGCGGACCAGCCCTATCCCTTGAATTGCCAAATGGGGAAATCGTCACAGGTAAGAACTCAGAGCTCTTTGGCCCTACAGCCGCTGCTCTTATCAACGCCATCAAGAAATCAGCTGACATCGCTAAAGAAGTAAAACTAATCGAACCTGAAGTTGTCAAACCGATTCAAGGTCTTAAAATCGATCATCTGGGTAGCCGCAATCCACGCCTTCATTCAAATGAAATCCTGATTGCACTTGCTATCACAGCTACAGAAAATCCTGATGCTGCTCGTGCTATGGAAGAACTTGGCAACCTCAAAGGAAGCGAAGCCCACTCAACCATCATCTTAACCGATGAAGACAAGAATGTCCTTCGTAAACTAGGGATCAACGTAACCTTTGATCCTTACTACCAATACGACCGCTTGTATCGTAAATAAAGATTTGAACCTCTCCACCCTCGGAGAGGTTTTCTCTCTGTCTCAAGAGCTGGCTTTATGTTATAATGAAAGAAGAAAACTGAAAGGATTTACCATGTCAAAAGAAGTTATTGTTGAAAGTTTTGAACTTGACCACACCATTGTTAAAGCACCCTATGTTCGCTTGATTGGGGAAGAAACAGGACCAAAGGGAGACATCATCTCCAATTATGACATTCGCTTAGTACAACCCAATGAAGACTCAATCCCTACCGCTGGTCTGCACACTATCGAGCACCTCTTAGCCAAACTCATCCGTACCCGCATTGACGGTATGATTGACTGTTCACCATTTGGTTGCCGCACAGGTTTCCACATGATTATGTGGGGGCGTCACACCAGTGCTGAAATCGCGGCCGTCATCAAGGATTCGCTCAAGGAAATCGCTGAGACTACTACTTGGGAAGATGTCCCTGGAACAACCATCGAATCTTGCGGAAACTACAAGGACCACAGCCTCTTTTCTGCTAAAGAATGGGCTAAACTCATTCTAGAACAAGGAATCTCTGACGATGCCTTTGAACGTCATGTCATCTAATAATAAAAAAGAAACCAGCTTTTGAACTGGTTCCTTTTTTTATTTTCAAAATCTTGATTTAGGCTTTTTCACGAATAACTAAACCACCATCTTCCATATCTGCTTCCAGATGTTTAGCATCTAGGTGATCCAAGTGGAAGTCTGTCACCTTATCCCGAATTTCTTGTTCAACCACGCGACGGAGTGGACGAACACCCATGACTTCGTCATAACCTTCTTCTGTGATATAGTCCTTAGCTGCTTGACTGACTACCAAGTCAATGTCTTTCTTAGAAAGCGTCTTGTTAACTTCAACCAACATAAGGTCTACAATCTTAGAAAGATCTTCTTTGCTCAAGTGTGAGAATTCGATGACAGCATTGAAACGGTTAAGGAATTCTGGACGGAAGTAAGGTTTCAAACGATCCATCAATTCTGGTTTATCAGCATCTTCTGTCAAGTTAGCTTCGTAACCAAAGCCTGCGTTTGAAGTTGCGATTATCACCGTATTCTTGAAGTTGACAGTGTTACCTTGACCATCTGTCAAACGACCATCATCCAAAACTTGAAGGAGAAGGGTGATGACTTGAGGGTCAGCCTTTTCAATTTCGTCGAGAAGGACGATTGAGTATGGATTGCGACGGACGCGTTCTGTCAAGGTATTGTTGTTGTCATCGTAACCAACATAACCTGCAGTTGTACCAATCAATTTAGATACGGCTGTGCGGTCGCTGTATTCTGACATGTCCAAACGGATGATAGCATCTTTCGTTCCGAACATATCAAGAGCCAATTGTTTAGCCAACTCAGTCTTACCGACACCAGTAGGACCTACAAAGAGGAAGCTACCGATTGGACGGTTACCTTCATCAAAACCAGCACGGTTACGACGGATAGCTTTTGCTACTGCTTCAACGGCCTTATCTTGACCAATAACTTTCGTCTGCAAACGATGACCCATATCTTTCAAACGTTCGATGTCCGTAGCCCCCATTTGAGATACTGGAATACCCGTCATACGTTCTACAGATTCAGCCACATCGTTGACACTTGCAGTCACTTTCATATCTTCTGTATGGTTTTCGATTTTCTTTTCCAATTCTGCAATGCGTGTTTTATAGTTTAGAGCTGCTTCAAAATCTTCTGCCTCAACTGCTTTTTCTTGCTTGTCTTTTTCTACCTCAATTTCACGTTCAACAGCATGAACATCTGTTACTGGATGCTGAGCTGCCAAGTGAGCCGCCGTAACATCGACAAGGTCGATAGCCTTATCTGGCAAGCTACGTTGAGGAATATACTGAACAGAATAATCAACGGCAGCTTTTAAGACTTCATCTGGCAAAATAACATTGTGGTGTTGTTGATAGAGATCACGAATTCCTTGAAGGATTTTAAAAGTATCCTCTGCTGATGGAGCATTAACCTTCACTTCGTTGAAACGACGAGCAAGGGCTGCATTTTTCAAGATAGTATTACGGTATTCATCTTGAGTAGTTGCGCCAATCACTGTCAATTCTCCACGTGAAAGAGCTGGTTTCAAGATATCAGCAAGACCTTTAGACCCTTGACCATCACCTGTGCTACCAGCACCGAGAATTTGGTGAATTTCGTCGAAGAAGAGGATAATATTTCCAGCTTCTTTGACTTCGTTTACCAAGTTTTGAATGTTTTCTTCAAAGCTACCACGGTATTGAGTACCAGCTTCAAGTCCAGAAATATCAATAGAAATGATCTCTTTGTTCTTGATTGCTGCAGGAACGTCGCCGTTCACGATAGCTTGGGCCAATCCTTCTACTACTGCAGTTTTACCAACACCAGCATCACCGACGAGAACTGGATTATTCTTTGTGCGACGAGAAAGAATTTCAGAAGTTTCTTGGATTTCTTTATTACGTCCAATAACCGGATCTAACTTACCTTCACGTGCTTCTGCAGTCAAGTTTCGACCTAGTTTTGCAAGGACACCGTCTTGTTTCATACCTGAAGACTGTTGTTTCATTTGTCCATCAGCTTCTGCATTTCCTGGCAATTGACCCGTTGCACGATAGTGAGCGAACTCTTCAGGCGTTACTTCACGGCCGTTAATCAAGTAACGACGGTTTTCTGAACTATATCCACGCATACCACCCATCAATTGGTTAAATAAATCATCCATGTTGTTAAAATTATTAAAGTTGTTGTTCATATTCTTTACCTCTTTTTGTTATTTATTATTACTGATATTGACTATCTTTGACTTTTTCTTTAAAAAATTTAGACTAGCTAAATCGCTACTCTACGTACTATTTCTGGTTTTTCTTTTTCAAGCAGGAGTAGACTATCTTTACTTCTAAAGATTTCTAGATTAAACATAGACCCCACCTCTTTCTATTTTACTTTAAATAATACTCTTCGAAAATCTCTTCAAACAACGTCAGCTCTATCTGCAACCTCAGAACAGTGTTTTGAGCAACCTGCGCTAGCTTCCTAGTTTACTCTTTGATTTTCATTAAGTATAAGTGTTCTAGCAAGGCTTTCATTTACCTTACGTTCATAATATACTACATTAGTCAGAAAAGGTCAAGAGATTTGACTTTAATTGACCAATATTTTTTAGAATGCAAAAACACCCTGAAATATCAGGGTGCTATTCTTACATCAAATACAAAATTGCTAGGGTCAGGAGACTTGCTAGAAGTCCCACTCCCCAAAAGAAGAAGTCAACCTTCCACTCGCTCCAAGGATTTCCTTTACCAGACAATCCTCCAAGCTCAAAATGGTGATGCACAGGCGTCATGCGGAAAATACGTTTGCCACCAGTCATTTTGAAATAACTGACTTGCATCATGACTGAAGTTGTTTCAAAAACATAAACAATTCCGATAATCAAGAGAGTCCATTCTTGGTGGAGGGCCATAGAGATAGCTGCCAGCATTCCACCGAGAGCTAAACTTCCCACATCCCCCATAAAGACCTTAGCAGGCTTATGGTTAAAGACAAAGAAACCAAGCAAACCACCAATCATGGCAAGAATCACTAGAAGAATATCCATCTGACCTTGCACATAGGCAATAACTCCATAGGCAGACAAACTAATCACGACTGAAATACTAGCCAGACCGTCAATGCCGTCAGTCAAGTTGACTGCGTTTGAAAAACCAACTAGCCAGAAAAGGGCGAAGACAATATAGAAAATCCCTAGATGCACTTGGTAACCAAAGACTGAAAGCATATCGCCACCGCGCTCATAGAAAAGGTAGAAAACGACCCCACCTAGGAGCTGAAGAGCCAATTTCTGCTTGGGATTTAGCCCCTCATTGATTTTGCGGAAGACCTTGAGGAAGTCATCTAAAAATCCGATTAAACCATAAAGAACCAAGATGAACAAAATCATTCCCACATTATTGCTGAGTTGGTTACTAAATAGGGCAAGAAAGAAGGCAACTAAAACAGAAGCAATTAAGAAAACCAAACCTCCCATTGTAGGAGTCCCAGCTTTTGCCTGGTGCTGTTTAACATCCTCATGCATCTGCTGGCCTGTAATTTGCGCCTTTCTATAAAATTGGATAAAGGCCGGAATTCCTACTAAAGTTAGTAAAAATGTCACAATTCCAGCACTAATAGAAATAAACATATTAGTCTCCTAAAGTTAATTTAATTTTTTTAATGTTTTTGATAGCTGTATTAGTCCGAACATCTTGCTTCTGAACAACGGAACCTGAACCTTCAAATTCCAGTTCAATATCCAACCATTTAGCAAAGGTCTCGGCAGTCTCTTTTTTCCAGCCATACATGTCTGGAATTTCTTCTACCTTATCCGATAAAAGGAGAACTTGTTGGTTTGGTGCAAGATTGGTCCCTTCTTCTACAGAAGTCTCTTTAATCTTTGTTCCAGTACCTACAACGATTGGTTGCACAATATTTCGGCGTAAGGCTTCCGCCAACTCACCAGGTGAAATATCCTTGATGCTAGGCATTGCATAAGAAGATTCTGTCGTAACTTTATCTAAATTTTTGGCTGGAGATTGAAGATTGAGAGATTCTTTCATAGCTGAAGCCCGCTCCAAGATTGGGGTGGCAAATTCTCCCAACTGGATACCTGAATAATGCTCAGGCTGTTGAACCGTTACATACAAGATAAAATCAGGATTTTCAGCAGGATTCATAGTCACAACTGAGAAAATATAATTGGTAGAACCAACCAAGTATCCTCCATTTTTCTCATCAGCGATTTGAGCCGTACCGGATTTAACTGCTACATTTTGTCCAGGAACTGTTATAATTGGCTTTCCTGTGTAGTGATTATACATAGTTCCATATAGAGGGTCCGTCCCAACTAAGATCATGTGATTTCGAGTTGTGCTTGCTGTCTCTTTGGAAACAGGATTTCCTACTATTTCTTTTTGTGACTTACGTACAGACTGATTGTTAGTATCATAAATAGCACTTATAAATTTTGGCTCCAGCATAACTCCATCATTAGCAATAGCTGTAAAGGCACGAAGCATTTGTGTTTGTGTCACTGAAATTCCTTGCCCAAATGAGCTTTGAGCAATACTAACAATATTATCAGCTGGAAGTTGACCAGCGTATTCATCTGTCAAGCCAAAGCGAGTTGGAACCCCAAATTTAAAGCGTTTTAGATAATCCAACCAAGTAGCATCTCCCATTTTTTGTTCAAGTAGACTCATTCCAACATTACTGGAGTGAGCGAAACCTTGTAAGAAAGTCATCATCCCACCAGTAGTCAAACCTTCATTAACATCCCAATCTCGAGTCGTCACATCCGCCATTTTAAATTTACTGCTATTGAAGTATTCTCCACTTGGGAAGGTATTATTATCAATAGAAGAAGCTAACGTCATAACCTTCATGCCTGATCCTGGTTCATAGTTACTTTGATAAAGAATATCACGCCAAACAAAGTCCTCAGTGATTCCTTCTTTAGTATCTGCATTAAAGGTAGGTCGTTGGGTGGTAGCGAGGATTTCACCGGTCTTTGCACTGACCAAGGTCGCGGTCATATACTTACCTTTTAATTTTTCTAGAAAGGCATCCATCTGAGTTTCCATGAAAGATTGTAGCGGACTAGACAATGTTGTATAAACATCCTTGCCATCCACAGTTTGTTGCGATACCAGTTCTGTACCTGGTACGATATTTCCTACACGGTCTTTTTCATAGGTAATAATACCGTCTGTCCCTGCAAGAATACTGTTCAAGGAACTCTCCATTCCAGAGGTTCCCAGCAAACTCTTGCTGCCATCTTCATTTTCATGGAGCTGAGCTAGTCCGATAAAACTAGAAGCAAATTGTCCATTTGGATAACTTCTGTTAGGGCTAGTTGTAAAGTCAATCCCTTCCACACTAGCATCTTTCAAATCTTTTTTAATCGCCATCATATTGGCATAGGTAATCCCATTTCCTTTTGCACCAAAGGAAACTTGGGTCAGATTTGGTTGAGCTAATTGCTCTTTCACATAAGCTTCATCCATGTCTAAATACTTATGGAAGACTTCAGCTACCTTATTAAACTGCGAATCCTCTACATAAAGAATTTTCCCCGTTGCTGACTTGTATTTTTTATCAATAACAGCATACACGTTATAAGAGGTCGCATCTTCAGCGATAGGCACTCCATTTCGGTCATAGATAGTTCCACGCTTGGCAGGAACTGTTCGGGTTGTTTGGTGAACCTTTTTAGCTTCTTTTACTAAGTCAGTACCAAATATATTACCTTTCGCGATAATATAAGCAAAATTGGCCAAAAAGAGACCAAAAAGGGCAACCGCTACAAAGCTGAGGTACTTACCAACTATCCTACGGTTTTTTGCTGGAGATTTACGATTTTTGATCGCAAATCGGGTTATTTTTTCTTTCCACTGTTTCATTTCTTACTCCGCTGCTCGGATATTTTCGTTATTTAGCTGCAAATCCTTGGAATTTGCAATCTCTTTCAAACGTTCTGAACGAATCAATTCATTGACCTCTTGCTTGGCATCGTCTAGCTCTGTTTTCTTTTCTTCGATTTGAGCATTGACCTTGGTCAATTCATTCTGAACTTGTAATAGCTTGGTCTGCATAAACACAACGCTAATTGCCAGGATAATCATTGTTGCAGCAATCGAAACATAGAAGGCCTTTTCCACACGTGAAAAACCTTTAAACTTCGTTTGCAATAACTGGCTTGTTTTTTCGATTCTTTCTGCCATGTTTTTCCTCTTACTTGTGAATTTTTCTGGCCACGCGCAACTTGGCAGAGTGCGAGCGGTTATTGGCTTCTAATTCTTCTGCACTTGGCAAGATTGGCTTACGGGATACCAATTCCATCTTGGGCTTGAGATCATCTGGGATGAAAGGCAAACCTTTGGGAACTTCCACTGTTGAAGCTTCCTTGAACAATTGCTTGGTCAAGCGGTCTTCTAGCGAATGGAAGGTAATCACTGAAATTCTACCATCTAGAGCCAACATCTCCATGGCCTGCTGGATGGACTCATCTGCCGCTCCCAGTTCATCATTGACTTCAATTCGAATAGCCTGGAAAATCTGCTTGGCAGGATGGCCCTTCTTCTTGAGCTCCTTGGCAGGTTTGGCAGACTTGATAATTTCTGCTAACTCAGTCGTTGTCTCGATTGGCTTGACTTCACGTGCTTGTTCGATCTTACGCGCAATCTGTTTAGAGAATTTATCCTCACCATACTTGAAGAAAATTCGAACCAAGTCATGATAGTCATAGTGGTTCACTACCTCATAGGCTGTCAGACTAGCATCCTGATTCATGCGCATGTCCAGTGGCGCATCCTTTTTATAAGAAAAACCACGCTCACG
The Streptococcus toyakuensis genome window above contains:
- the rsmH gene encoding 16S rRNA (cytosine(1402)-N(4))-methyltransferase RsmH, with product MTKEFHHVTVLLHETIDMLDVKPDGIYVDATLGGAGHSEYLLSKLSEKGHLYAFDQDQNAIDNAQKRLAPYIEKGMVTFIKDNFRHLQARLREAGVQEIDGICYDLGVSSPQLDQRERGFSYKKDAPLDMRMNQDASLTAYEVVNHYDYHDLVRIFFKYGEDKFSKQIARKIEQAREVKPIETTTELAEIIKSAKPAKELKKKGHPAKQIFQAIRIEVNDELGAADESIQQAMEMLALDGRISVITFHSLEDRLTKQLFKEASTVEVPKGLPFIPDDLKPKMELVSRKPILPSAEELEANNRSHSAKLRVARKIHK
- the pbp2X gene encoding penicillin-binding protein PBP2X; amino-acid sequence: MKQWKEKITRFAIKNRKSPAKNRRIVGKYLSFVAVALFGLFLANFAYIIAKGNIFGTDLVKEAKKVHQTTRTVPAKRGTIYDRNGVPIAEDATSYNVYAVIDKKYKSATGKILYVEDSQFNKVAEVFHKYLDMDEAYVKEQLAQPNLTQVSFGAKGNGITYANMMAIKKDLKDASVEGIDFTTSPNRSYPNGQFASSFIGLAQLHENEDGSKSLLGTSGMESSLNSILAGTDGIITYEKDRVGNIVPGTELVSQQTVDGKDVYTTLSSPLQSFMETQMDAFLEKLKGKYMTATLVSAKTGEILATTQRPTFNADTKEGITEDFVWRDILYQSNYEPGSGMKVMTLASSIDNNTFPSGEYFNSSKFKMADVTTRDWDVNEGLTTGGMMTFLQGFAHSSNVGMSLLEQKMGDATWLDYLKRFKFGVPTRFGLTDEYAGQLPADNIVSIAQSSFGQGISVTQTQMLRAFTAIANDGVMLEPKFISAIYDTNNQSVRKSQKEIVGNPVSKETASTTRNHMILVGTDPLYGTMYNHYTGKPIITVPGQNVAVKSGTAQIADEKNGGYLVGSTNYIFSVVTMNPAENPDFILYVTVQQPEHYSGIQLGEFATPILERASAMKESLNLQSPAKNLDKVTTESSYAMPSIKDISPGELAEALRRNIVQPIVVGTGTKIKETSVEEGTNLAPNQQVLLLSDKVEEIPDMYGWKKETAETFAKWLDIELEFEGSGSVVQKQDVRTNTAIKNIKKIKLTLGD
- the ftsL gene encoding cell division protein FtsL; protein product: MAERIEKTSQLLQTKFKGFSRVEKAFYVSIAATMIILAISVVFMQTKLLQVQNELTKVNAQIEEKKTELDDAKQEVNELIRSERLKEIANSKDLQLNNENIRAAE